One window of the Populus nigra chromosome 4, ddPopNigr1.1, whole genome shotgun sequence genome contains the following:
- the LOC133691774 gene encoding xyloglucan endotransglucosylase/hydrolase protein 2-like, with amino-acid sequence MDFCLPCFLAFLLTGGVLARRNGGDASFDQNYDITWGYDHVKSLNEGRQIQLSLDHSSGSGFGSKLGFGSGFINMRIKLPGKDSAGVVTAFYLTSHSNNHDELDFEFLGNREGKPITLQTNVFANGRGNREQRMHLWFDPAADFHSYKILWNQYQIVFYVDDTPIRVFKNHTNIGVSYPSQPMQIEASLWNGESWATDGGHTKINWSHAPFQAHFQGFDINGCSDHQQPNVQPCYSTSYWWNTRKYWTLDSARQRAYENVRKKYLTYDYCSDRPRYPTPPPECPQ; translated from the exons ATGGATTTTTGTCTCCCTTGTTTCCTTGCATTTCTCCTCACGGGAGGGGTGCTTGCAAGGAGAAATGGAGGTGATGCTAGCTTTGATCAGAATTATGATATCACCTGGGGATATGATCATGTCAAATCCCTTAATGAAGGAAGGCAGATTCAGCTCTCGTTAGATCATTCTTCTG GTTCTGGATTTGGTTCCAAGCTAGGATTTGGTTCAGGATTCATTAACATGAGGATAAAGCTACCAGGAAAGGATTCTGCAGGAGTTGTCACGGCATTCTAT CTAACTTCACACAGTAATAATCACGATGAGCTCGACTTTGAGTTCCTGGGCAACAGGGAAGGGAAGCCTATCACACTACAGACAAATGTGTTTGCAAATGGTCGAGGGAATAGAGAGCAAAGGATGCATCTTTGGTTCGACCCAGCTGCTGACTTCCACTCTTACAAAATCTTGTGGAACCAATATCAGATTGT ATTTTATGTGGATGATACTCCCATAAGAGTGTTCAAGAACCACACGAATATTGGAGTCAGCTACCCTTCACAGCCAATGCAAATAGAGGCAAGCTTGTGGAATGGAGAAAGCTGGGCAACAGACGGAGGCCATACAAAGATTAATTGGAGCCATGCACCATTTCAAGCTCATTTCCAAGGATTTGACATTAATGGCTGCTCAGATCATCAACAACCAAACGTTCAGCCATGTTATTCGACCAGCTACTGGTGGAATACCCGAAAGTACTGGACACTGGACTCTGCCCGACAAAGGGCATATGAGAATGTCAGGAAGAAGTATTTGACTTATGACTATTGTTCTGATAGGCCCAGGTACCCTACACCTCCCCCAGAGTGCCCTCAATAA
- the LOC133691892 gene encoding uncharacterized protein LOC133691892 produces MSSSGSSNKPRTVKLRCPSVSSIASFFAWDEQRLDLGSIARTFGLDPSTLKLNGYFISRGADLISSSVTWRSLLSFFSAKGLSTGKDDKEALIVDGKLSKVGTKRAHDPQSASSRSNYRAEVEGIGVSNSRQQRQDIDLLMNKRMKESNSGCDESYQMPKWNGLGFKRKRSIEHHVNLLKKLKINGANSGTCPDFRGDILPVSSCTLDL; encoded by the exons ATGTCATCATCAGGAAGCAGCAACAAACCAAGAACGGTGAAGTTACGGTGCCCTTCTGTGTCCAGCATAGCGTCCTTCTTTGCATGGGATGAGCAGAGACTGGACTTGGGGTCTATAGCCAGGACTTTTGGTTTAGACCCTTCAACGTTGAAGCTGAATGGTTACTTTATAAGTAGAGGGGCTGATCTTATCTCCTCCTCTGTTACATGGCGATCGCTTCTTAGTTTTTTCTCGGCAAAGGGTTTGTCCACTGGTAAAGATGATAAGGAAGCTCTTATTGTAGATGGCAAGCTCTCCAAAGTTGGGACTAAGC GGGCACATGACCCCCAAAGCGCTTCAAGTAGGAGCAACTACAGAGCTGAAGTTGAGGGCATTGGTGTGAGTAATAGCAGACAACAGCGTCAAGATATCGACTTGCTCATGAATAAAAGGATGAAGGAAAGCAACTCGG GATGTGATGAAAGTTATCAGATGCCAAAATGGAATGGCCTTGGCTTCAAAAGGAAGCGGTCGATAGAACATCATGTCAACTTGCTCAAGAAGTTGAAAATAAATGGAGCCAATTCAGGTACATGTCCAGACTTCAGAGGTGATATCCTGCCAGTTTCATCCTGCACCCTGGATTTATGA